One region of Trichoderma breve strain T069 chromosome 7 map unlocalized scaffold00007, whole genome shotgun sequence genomic DNA includes:
- a CDS encoding acetyltransferase (GNAT) family domain-containing protein encodes MSSLPRPVTTLFVSEKLVYRSVQIEDKDTFYAIISEPGCMELEEYRGKGYGAEATKWAVDWAFNYTGVHRIELWSFSYNETAIRLWEKIGFKLEGRKRESVWFQRKWFDTVLYSILEHEWEGK; translated from the exons ATGTCTTCTCTACCGCGCCCTGTGACGACACTGTTCGTGTCTGAGAAGCTTGTTTACCGCAGCGTGCAAATTGAAGACAAGGACACCTTCTATGCAATCATTAGCGAGCCTGGGTGCATGGAGCTTG AAGAATACCGCGGCAAGGGCTACGGTGCTGAAGCTACAAAGTGGGCTGTCGACTGGGCTTTCAATTATACGGGAGTGCATCGCATTGAGCTATGGTCGTTCAGCTACAATGAGACAGCAATAAGGCTTTGGGAAAAGATTGGGTTCAAGTTGGAAGGCCGGAAGCGTGAAAGTGTGTGGTTTCAGCGCAAGTGGTTTGATACTGTCCTTTACTCTATCCTTGAGCACGAATGGGAGGGGAAATGA
- a CDS encoding protein kinase domain-containing protein produces MAAPRYEIGNAVTRIREDDNDARFTVRRNGKVFYIKLSPSNFVNSPNMTNKYKSYLEVLNSGQEVLGEIYDSDVYDWVMARFEPFFTNLAPDPPVETITVTLKEYLYPDFFIFILDIIDEKLQPRLVPTEESPYWPSFVRFDNDFLDDLETWTTLYDPANIIISHKAPKDALFKVPKKVLIDNGQTELKPYKKIHEAGLDSRLNVYCLYGIVMDDCDFILGLLLTYVHCGSRPLSARGHPEEPDDLTPAVRERWMGQLETALSALHENSIVWGDVKAANVLIDKNEDAWLIDFGGGYTEGWVDKDVAGTVMGDFTGMTRLRTLLFPAK; encoded by the exons ATGGCTGCCCCACGATACGAGATTGGAAACGCTGTCACTAGAATACGAGAAGATGACAATGATGCTCGCTTCACAGTTCGGCGCAATGGCAaggttttttatattaagcTTTCACCATCCAATTTCGTCAACTCTCCCAACATGACGAACAAGTACAAGTCGTACCTGGAAGTTTTGAATTCCGGTCAGGAGGTGTTAGGTGAAATATACGACAGCGACGTCTATGATTGGGTGATGGCTCGATTCGAGCCCTTCTTTACCAACCTCGCGCCTGATCCGCCAGTTGAAACAATTACAGTCACCTTGAAAGAATATCTCTATCCCgatttcttcatctttaTACTTGATATAATCGATGAGAAGCTACAGCCACGCCTTGTGCCAACCGAGGAGTCGCCCTATTGGCCATCCTTTGTTCGCTTTGATAACGACTTTCTCGATGACTTAGAGACCTGGACAACTTTGTACGATCCagccaacatcatcatcagccatAAAGCACCCAAAGACGCGCTCTTCAAGGTACCAAAGAAGGTTTTGATTGACAACGGCCAGACT GAGCTTAAACCCTATAAAAAGATTCATGAGGCTGGTCTGGACTCTCGATTGAACGTCTATTGCCTATACGGCATTGTGATGGATGATTGTGACTTCATTCTGGGGCTGTTATTAACCTACGTCCATTGCGGTAGCCGACCATTATCGGCACGAGGCCACCCTGAAGAACCCGATGACCTTACGCCTGCAGTTAGGGAACGGTGGATGGGGCAGCTCGAGACTGCCTTATCGGCGCTGCACGAGAACAGTATAGTTTGGGGAGACGTCAAAGCAGCAAATGTTTTGATTGATAAGAACGAAGATGCCTGGTTAATTgactttggcggcggctACACTGAAGGGTGGGTCGACAAGGACGTAGCAGGGACGGTGATGGGGGATTTTACTGGGATGACTAGGTTGAGAACGCTTTTGTTTCCTGCAAAATAA
- a CDS encoding phophatidylserine decarboxylase domain-containing protein, with protein sequence MAATQFPLPVRQPPFRRIGHWLPEDDNLLIDWLRGLLEEIERDKKRFKGPWKLSPEVDDLKKYVESSAELRMLAQAMLDEVPNKPPYIDDPVGNKQIKSLDDLYICFDKVMTSRAPIWRKLEYDVGLVGFPFNAVLDWPMATPSGYAFFLKPDINKKFEVILNTWKTNFLQTPDSAKVLLPKEGDDIPMDEAWLSPESRKVIEDDTNLEGEHLKFEELFECDPKQDYWGFQSWDDFFIRTFKQYPDKELRPIHFKDNDDWIINSCESKPFSLQPNAKDYDKFWLKGQPYSVMDMLNKNEDYASLFVGGTVYQAFLSATSYHRWDSPISGKVLYTEVIPGTYFAAPTVTGFSNPDGPDPASPDLAQGYITHFATRAVYYIRNPKIGIIALLYVGMADVSSCEINEKFIDVPEGGREVKKGEELGMFHHGGSTYCLLIPKGTKVTFIPEATPREGQRNIPIRSPLARVYNDDIEEQFRN encoded by the coding sequence atggcagcaactCAGTTTCCACTCCCAGTCCGCCAACCACCATTCCGTAGGATTGGGCACTGGCTACCTGAGGACGACAATCTTCTTATAGATTGGCTTCGCGGTCTGCTCGAGGAGATCgaaagagacaagaaaaggTTCAAGGGCCCATGGAAGCTCAGTCCGGAAGTGGATGATTTAAAGAAATATGTCGAGAGCTCTGCCGAGCTTCGAATGCTGGCTCAAGCCATGCTAGATGAAGTCCCTAACAAGCCCCCCTACATCGATGACCCTGTTGGAAACAAACAAATCAAGTCTCTCGATGATTTGTACATTTGCTTTGACAAGGTTATGACGTCGAGGGCTCCTATTTGGAGAAAGTTGGAATACGACGTCGGTCTGGTTGGATTTCCATTCAACGCCGTTTTGGACTGGCCGATGGCTACCCCTAGCGGATACGCGTTTTTTCTGAAGCCCGACATCAATAAGAAGTTCGAAGTCATACTCAACACTTGGAAGACAAACTTCTTACAGACACCTGATTCCGCAAAAGTTTTGCTACCCAAAGAGGGTGACGATATTCCAATGGATGAGGCTTGGTTGAGCCCTGAATCGCGGAAGGTAATCGAAGATGATACCAATCTCGAAGGCGAACATCTCAAATTCGAGGAACTATTTGAGTGTGACCCAAAGCAAGACTACTGGGGTTTTCAATCATGGGACGACTTCTTCATCCGAACGTTCAAGCAGTACCCAGATAAAGAGCTCCGCCCCATTCACTTCAAAGACAATGATGATTGGATCATAAACTCATGCGAATCTAAGCCGTTCTCACTTCAACCCAATGCAAAAGACTATGACAAGTTTTGGCTGAAAGGACAGCCATACTCCGTCATGGACATGTTAAATAAGAACGAAGATTATGCATCCCTGTTCGTCGGTGGCACAGTTTATCAGGCCTTCTTGAGTGCTACCTCTTACCATCGCTGGGATTCGCCAATCAGCGGCAAAGTTCTCTACACTGAGGTTATCCCAGGCACCTACTTTGCAGCCCCCACTGTCACTGGGTTTTCCAATCCTGACGGGCCTGATCCGGCTTCTCCAGACCTTGCTCAGGGCTATATTACCCATTTCGCCACTCGAGCCGTCTATTACATTCGAAACCCAAAGATTGGCATCATCGCTCTTCTCTACGTTGGAATGGCTGACGTGTCTTCTTGTGAGATTAATGAGAAATTCATCGACGTGCCTgaggggggaagagaagttaagaagggagaggaacTTGGAATGTTCCATCATGGAGGCTCAACCTACTGTCTCCTAATTCCAAAGGGAACCAAGGTTACTTTCATCCCCGAAGCTACTCCGCGAGAGGGACAGAGAAACATTCCCATTCGCAGTCCGCTGGCTCGAGTTTACAATGACGATATTGAGGAACAGTTTAGGAACTGA
- a CDS encoding tetratricopeptide repeat domain-containing protein, with the protein MADLSIRGMWDEAGRRFQARTERSLDLKPPKSIDDIRDMIERRYDPSSPAESDEGHERAKRIGLNILSCIKLLGGVAAQGAELVFQPAGVCFNAISLLLDVPQSIHEFHGTIDAVFGIVGPTLSQFKIYERIELFNTIDPELNTAIHKVMISFVDICALAIVLRKGSRWKRFKAATKQALLNDDSGLKDEIEQFEKLVKGQQNVQATLTLEVALSAKADLATILGKACETGKRIDDIAIGILDLKEAETNRSLEKTRQENLTKIRTKLAIDEKNIKASKDVCEKIWQRCITDSGDWLRDMEDYQKWSDKSTNDASPLLLLTGEAHSGKSSAMSTIVHQLKAAHESQGQSTARALVAYYFFPFFAKKADDDKRPGATAVKHIAFQLAEQDSGTAKSMAAFCDEKHSESYFRDSTCKDLWRELKIGTPKPGTMHFIIVDGLDGLFEGHPEAANHFLDIFETIQSQMSTGSDGNRVRLIVSGKSDNFQRESLQSAPNIEIEKYNGSDITSYIHEELKKTNLLQGEESETTRLRTKVHDRLLEEAKGNFLKVQTALEKIKDLIMSDGSEAEMDTILDESNQDKRTISENVILELQQSLKPQSIEELNELLIWIVYGFVYFDAADLEAVRFLRFGTVSLQKLEDKLKGMYSKLFFSHYGNVAILPSIEPLITKERNRPRISEDAPKISLNLTISNGDITTVQNFLWSLFQKSMVEKFEFEPISGPTRSAAREIQVNEYDSHLAIVKQGLRFLTSPPDERTKLIGPYIIRTLHRHLEHLNQAIGYDEILASDKKDIGDGLFALFVSGDVIEKHWWSFQVHQEMNWMGQDDRIEIFRNWLKDPDAIGHLGRLDKDWLRTVNTSPRPNRELLTPMMKTVAQHWLLGNEWSAGECFNFLRLFMLLDPPEKPSEPEPIMPTHIPEKLERAEQWWEAAQYFEDSDSAISNFTKATECDNPSLSCFKSLAEAYYDNDELLSACSMMERALEMVNAAETPDEGELTSIYLRLAFWYNHLQQPDRAIMHYQKALEVDPANQDALNGMLTTSIASSSEQATHDLILEMSKLSSKEPGVYQLTSTILSQALDFSYTSPLRSLISICLSHQSCMDTLREAMDQAIEAARKQELKIELLILLFHRGLASLYNEDLQHSQSASQAIDFWKDSYTITDQLIRKDDDEDNLKYRYQSFYDTIVNHLSLYYFEQTRKSPDSSEFYSKLEELRRGFRFSGIEGITAADIFASAFHTIRGDRTAAREVVKQYMRISIENLSDDTDENDYWAAYIQFKCLSACGDYLNALTAWSLLEPIETDIVARALNLDGGPQQWLIDEMALFIKTKCPLGATQFDRLNAVKAELKARLAAASEEGDELEESHARLEEIQKGLTVLESVEAPETNATGDNSEEVTITPLEEKDIAKKFGYTCDGTCGDKPIDFNNGLSICKYCWDVGFCDECLPLLKANKLKKIVCNPGHEWLAIPKWNPRGNAAVRDGVVQIGGELVDGVRVGGETVTVKEWLASLRKEWEI; encoded by the exons ATGGCGGATCTCAGCATTCGTGGCATGTGGGATGAAGCCGGCAGGCGATTCCAGGCCCGCACAGAAAGGTCTCTAGACCTGAAGCCTCCCAAAAGTATAGACGACATTCGGGACATGATAGAACGCCGATACGACCCTTCATCTCCGGCAGAGTCAGATGAAGGCCATGAACGAGCTAAACGGATCGGCTTAAACATTCTATCCTGTATCAAGCTCTTGGGTGGAGTagcagctcaaggagcgGAGTTG GTATTCCAACCTGCGGGTGTTTGTTTCAACGCCATTTCTCTACTTCTCGATGTTCCACAGTCGATTCACGAGTTTCATGGCACAATTGACGCCGTCTTCGGAATCGTTGGCCCCACCCTCAGCCAATTCAAGATTTACGAGAGAATTGAACTGTTCAACACTATCGACCCAGAGCTGAATACTGCTATACACAAAGTCATGATAAGTTTTGTCGACATCTGTGCACTAGCAATAGTACTTCGGAAAGGCAGCAGGTGGAAACGGTTCAAGGCAGCTACAAAGCAAGCCTTACTGAACGATGACTCTGGCTTgaaggatgagattgagcaaTTTGAGAAGCTTGTGAAGGGGCAGCAGAATGTCCAAGCTACCTTGACTTTGGAGGTGGCTCTGAGTGCCAAAGCAGACCTTGCTACCATCTTGGGAAAGGCCTGTGAGACTGGTAAGAGGATTGATGACATTGCGATTGGCATCCTAGACCTGAAAGAGGCGGAGACAAATCGcagcttggagaagacgagacaagaaaaCCTCACAAAGATTCGAACTAAATTAGCAattgatgagaagaacatcaaggCGTCCAAAGATGTTTGCGAGAAGATATGGCAAAGATGCATAACAGACAGTGGGGATTGGCTCCGAGACATGGAAGACTACCAGAAGTGGTCTGATAAGTCTACCAACGATGCAAGTCCATTGCTGCTACTAACTGGCGAAGCGCACTCGGGAAAGTCAAGTGCAATGTCGACCATAGTACACCAGCTGAAGGCTGCCCACGAATCTCAGGGCCAATCGACAGCCCGAGCCCTTGTTGCTTATtatttcttccctttcttcgCTAAGAAAGCAGACGACGACAAGCGGCCGGGCGCAACTGCAGTGAAGCACATTGCATTTCAACTTGCCGAGCAAGACTCCGGCACTGCCAAAAGCATGGCTGCATTTTGTGATGAGAAACACAGTGAATCGTATTTTAGAGATTCTACCTGCAAAGATCTTTGGCGCGAGCTGAAGATTGGGACGCCGAAACCAGGAACCATGCATTTCATCATTGTCGACGGCCTGGATGGACTGTTTGAAGGGCATCCAGAGGCCGCAAATCACTTTCTAGATATCTTCGAGACAATACAGAGCCAGATGTCCACTGGCAGCGATGGGAATCGGGTACGGCTGATTGTGAGTGGCAAAAGCGATAATTTCCAAAGAGAATCTCTCCAATCGGCCCCAAATATCGAGATTGAGAAATACAATGGTTCAGATATCACGTCGTACATTCACgaagagctgaaaaagacaaatctTTTGCAAGGCGAAGAGTCTGAAACAACTCGTCTTCGAACAAAAGTGCACGATCGGCTActtgaagaggccaaggGGAATTTCCTCAAGGTGCAGACTGCtctggagaagatcaaggactTGATCATGTCCGATGGCTCGGAAGCTGAGATGGACACCATTCTAGACGAGTCTAACCAAGATAAGAGGACAATCTCTGAAAACGTCATTCTCGAACTTCAACAGTCTCTCAAGCCGCAGTCCATCGAAGAACTAAATGAGCTTCTGATATGGATCGTATACGGCTTTGTATACTTTGACGCTGCCGATCTGGAAGCTGTACGG TTCCTCCGCTTCGGAACTGTCTCTCTACAGAAACTTGAGGACAAGCTGAAGGGCATGTATTCtaaactctttttttctcactaCGGAAATGTGGCTATATTGCCATCAATCGAGCCTCTCATTACCAAAGAAAGGAACCGCCCACGGATCAGCGAGGATGCGCCTAAAATTTCCCTCAACCTGACCATCTCCAACGGCGACATTACAACTGTGCAGAACTTTCTCTGGAGCCTTTTCCAGAAATCCATGGTCGAGAAGTTCGAATTTGAACCTATATCTGGCCCTACGCGTTCTGCTGCCCGGGAAATCCAGGTCAACGAATATGACTCACATCTCGCTATAGTGAAACAGGGACTGCGTTTTCTCACATCTCCACCGGACGAGAGGACGAAGCTTATAGGCCCCTATATAATTCGAACACTTCATCGTCACTTGGAACACCTAAATCAAGCAATTGGCTATGATGAAATCCTTGCATCTGACAAGAAGGATATTGGAGACGGCCTTTTCGCTCTATTTGTCTCTGGAGATGTGATAGAGAAACACTGGTGGTCATTTCAGGTTCATCAAGAGATGAATTGGATGGGCCAAGATGACAGAATTGAAATATTCCGGAATTGGCTGAAGGACCCGGACGCAATCGGTCACCTCGGCAGACTTGACAAAGATTGGCTCAGGACTGTCAATACGAGCCCGAGGCCGAATCGAGAACTTCTCACAcccatgatgaagacggtggcGCAACACTGGCTTCTAGGCAATGAATGGTCTGCTGGGGAGTGTTTCAATTTCTTGCGCCTGTTTATGCTTCTG GATCCGCCAGAGAAGCCATCTGAGCCCGAACCAATCATGCCGACGCATATACCTGAAAAGCTAGAGAGAGCCGAGCAATGGT GGGAAGCCGCCCAATACTTTGAGGACAGTGACTCGGCTATTTCAAACTTCACAAAAGCAACCGAGTGCGATAATCCAAGCCTCAGCTGCTTCAAGAGTCTAGCTGAAGCATACTACGACAACGATGAGCTTCTTTCCGCATGTTCGATGATGGAAAGGGCACTCGAAATGGTTAACGCAGCCGAGACACCAGATGAAGGCGAGCTGACAAGCATCTACTTACGACTTGCATTTTGGTACAACCACTTGCAACAGCCAGATCGCGCTATAATGCATTATCAAAAGGCACTGGAAGTAGACCCGGCTAACCAAGACGCTCTCAATGGCATGTTAACCACCTCTATTGCATCGAGCTCCGAGCAAGCAACTCATGACCTCATACTTGAGATGAGCAAACTAAGCTCCAAAGAGCCGGGTGTCTACCAATTGACCTCGACAATACTCAGTCAAGCATTAGACTTTAGTTACACCTCCCCACTGCGTAGTCTGATCAGCATATGTCTTTCACATCAAAGTTGCATGGATACCTTGCGAGAAGCAATGGATCAAGCAATTGAAGCGGCGCGAAAGCAGGAGTTGAAAATCGAGCTCCTCATATTGCTGTTCCACCGCGGCCTAGCTTCTCTTTATAATGAAGATTTGCAACACTCTCAGTCAGCATCGCAAGCGATCGATTTCTGGAAGGACAGCTATACAATCACGGACCAGCTTATTCGgaaggacgacgacgaggataATCTGAAATATAGATATCAATCCTTTTACGACACTATTGTCAATCACTTGAGTCTTTACTACTTTGAGCAAACTAGAAAGTCGCCAGATTCTTCCGAATTCTACTCCAAGCTGGAAGAACTAAGGCGAGGCTTCCGTTTCTCTGGCATTGAAGGGATAACTGCAGCAGACATTTTCGCCTCTGCATTCCACACTATTCGCGGCGACAGAACTGCGGCTAGAGAAGTAGTGAAGCAGTACATGCGAATTTCTATCGAAAATCTGTCTGATGACACGGATGAGAATGATTACTGGGCAGCGTACATCCAATTTAAATGTCTTTCAGCATGTGGAGATTATTTGAACGCATTGACGGCCTGGTCCCTTCTTGAACCGATTGAAACGGATATCGTCGCAAGAGCGCTCAATCTTGACGGAGGACCTCAGCAGTGGCTTATTGACGAGATGGCTTTGTTTATTAAGACAAAATGCCCGCTTGGGGCCACGCAGTTTGACAGATTGAATGCGGTGAAAGCCGAATTGAAGGCACGATTGGCGGCAGCGAgcgaagaaggagatgagtTAGAGGAGTCACATGCGCGTCTGGAGGAGATTCAGAAGGGACTCACTGTTTTGGAATCAGTGGAAGCGCCGGAAACAAATGCGACAGGCGACAATTCTGAAGAGGTGACGATCACGCCGTTGGAGGAAAAAGACATTGCTAAGAAGTTTGGCTATACCTGCGACGGTACATGTGGTGATAAACCGATAGACTTCAACAACGGCTTGAGCATATGCAAGTACTGCTGGGATGTAGGCTTCTGCGATGAATGCTTGCCTCTACTGAAGGCAaacaagttgaagaagattgtgTGCAACCCTGGCCATGAATGGCTGGCAATACCCAAGTGGAATCCGAGGGGCAACGCGGCGGTTCGAGATGGCGTGGTTCAAATAGGCGGAGAATTGGTGGATGGTGTCCGCGTCGGAGGTGAGACTGTGACAGTGAAGGAGTGGTTGGCTTCACTGAGGAAAGAGTGGGAGATATAA